Below is a window of Thermococcus sp. DNA.
CCGATAATCCACGGGTTTTTGGCGCTGGCAATTGCAAGGAAGCTCGGAAACACAAACCCCGCAATCGGACGCGCTGTTGGAGAAGCACTGAGCATGTGGCTTTCGCGAGGAGGGTATCCAGACATAAAGAGAAATAAAGATGAGTTTGTGGAGTTGTTAGCAAAAAGTCTGCAAGAGAGAGGTATGTATGTCGACGATAATGTAAAGAAAACGATCAGAGAGGCACTAGAAAAAGCAACGAAAATAGCAGACAAACTTATTCCAGACGTATCGAGCGTTAAGCATCTCGACGCAACCTCAAGAGCCATTGCCAACGATGCAGAGGACCCGTTTCAGATTCTCCGGAACGCAGGCATCGACATTGAGCCTGAGCTTGAGGAATTTAGAGAGTTCTTGGCGGAGATCAGCGGGAAGAGGGCAAAGCCCAAAGAGGCTGCGGAAACTCATCACTCTTTCATCCCGAGCGAAGTTTTGGCTATAGCTAAGGCTCTCGAATACGCGGGCTTCTCAACCAGTGCACTCAAAAGGGCTGAGGAAGATTTGATTCGACGCCTTGATGTCCTCCTTGAGAATCTTGAGGATAACGCGCTGGAGATAGCCTACACCGCCAAACTCCTTAGACTGGTTCAGCGGAAAGAGGTTGAGAAGATAAGAGAGTTCGCTAGGTGATGCCGTTGAGGAACTCCGGAACCTCATGGCCACTCAGAACCCTAACGCCCCTTGGACAGCGCCCCCTCTTCTTTCCAGATTTGACCTCGACCTTAAGGTTTCCCGCTATTGCATCGACCTCCATGATGCTTGTAAAGATTTTACATCCACACTGCAAAGATGTTTAGAAAGAAGTTTGCAGTGGGGGTGCAAACTATTTAATGATTTCAATCACACCAACGTCCTCAAAGTCTGAATCAAAAGTTGCTATCCTTAGGAATCCCTTGCTTTATGCAGGTGGCGAGAATCGTTGCATCGCTTGGTAGAAGGCCGTACATCCCGGCAACTTCCTTTATTATCTTGGGTCTATCTTCTTCGGGAACAATATCAATTTCAGCATCTTCAAT
It encodes the following:
- a CDS encoding PIN domain-containing protein — protein: MSLIEDAEIDIVPEEDRPKIIKEVAGMYGLLPSDATILATCIKQGIPKDSNF